From the genome of Hymenobacter sp. PAMC 26628, one region includes:
- a CDS encoding tetratricopeptide repeat protein, translated as MRCAPIVLLAGLLAAALGLPGCQPAPAERPDTLVDLATVQSGPRVQADELDGALRQQPGNVALLSRRAALRLAAGQPTAALRDASAALDLTDGDDDGPLYFLQARALRMLGRLPEALAAARRAADNGFTGPELPLLVGETHLAARDYPAALDNLDRALRLDPNEPAALFYKGLAYAASADTAQALDYLRAALAREPRQPEILHQLAFLYNALRDPEQAVGYAARGLRLDTASGALHYDYGRQLELKGVADSAAWFYRRALVLDTTQYRADYRLALAAGAHGQRPAALIPHLARALRRNPRLPKARALLAEALEEHNQLPAALAQYRLLVAENPGNTHWTYKVWKVGNRARLLLPDSLRLAPLYYPGPPRARPSAVAPLAPVGGLPRR; from the coding sequence ATGCGTTGCGCGCCGATTGTATTGCTCGCCGGGCTGCTGGCCGCGGCACTGGGGCTCCCGGGCTGCCAGCCGGCCCCCGCCGAGCGGCCCGATACCCTCGTGGACCTGGCCACCGTGCAGAGTGGGCCCCGCGTGCAGGCCGACGAGCTGGACGGGGCCCTGCGCCAGCAGCCGGGCAACGTGGCCTTGCTCTCGCGCCGCGCCGCCCTGCGCTTGGCCGCCGGCCAGCCCACGGCCGCCCTGCGCGACGCCTCCGCTGCCCTCGACCTAACCGATGGCGACGACGATGGGCCCTTGTACTTTCTGCAAGCCCGGGCCCTGCGGATGCTCGGCCGCCTACCCGAGGCCCTGGCCGCCGCCCGCCGGGCGGCCGACAACGGCTTCACGGGGCCCGAACTGCCGCTGCTGGTGGGCGAAACCCACTTAGCGGCCCGCGACTACCCCGCCGCCCTCGACAACCTCGACCGCGCCCTGCGCCTTGACCCCAACGAGCCGGCGGCGCTGTTTTACAAGGGATTGGCCTACGCTGCCTCGGCTGACACGGCCCAGGCCCTCGACTACCTGCGGGCGGCCCTGGCCCGCGAGCCGCGCCAGCCCGAGATTTTGCATCAGCTGGCCTTCCTCTACAACGCCCTGCGCGACCCCGAGCAGGCCGTGGGCTACGCCGCCCGCGGCCTGCGCCTCGACACTGCCTCCGGGGCCCTGCACTATGACTACGGCCGCCAGCTGGAGCTGAAAGGCGTGGCGGACAGCGCCGCCTGGTTTTACCGCCGCGCCCTAGTGCTCGATACCACGCAGTACCGGGCCGATTACCGCCTGGCGCTGGCCGCTGGGGCCCACGGCCAGCGCCCGGCCGCCCTCATCCCGCACCTAGCCCGGGCCCTGCGCCGCAACCCGCGCCTGCCCAAGGCCCGCGCCCTGCTGGCCGAGGCCCTTGAAGAACATAATCAATTGCCCGCCGCTCTGGCCCAGTACCGCCTGCTGGTGGCCGAAAACCCCGGTAACACGCACTGGACCTACAAGGTGTGGAAGGTGGGCAACCGCGCCCGCCTGCTGCTGCCCGACAGCCTGCGCCTGGCCCCGCTTTACTACCCGGGGCCCCCGCGGGCCCGGCCCTCGGCCGTGGCGCCCCTGGCCCCGGTGGGGGGCTTGCCGCGGCGCTAG
- a CDS encoding DNA gyrase/topoisomerase IV subunit A yields the protein MAAEPQEEENPKFAPGEVIHDVATVRGMYQNYFLDYASYVILERAVPAIEDGLKPVQRRILHAMKEMDDGRFNKVANVIGQTMQYHPHGDASIGDAMVNLGQKDLLIETQGNWGDVRTGDGAAAPRYIEARLSKFALDVVFNPDTTEWQLSYDGRKREPTTLPVKFPLLLAQGVEGIAVGLSTKIMPHNFRELCQASIAVLRGKDVQLLPDFSTGGLCDATNYNSGMRGAKIRLRATIEKVDKTMLIIRDIPYGTTTTALMESIVKASEANKIKIKKVVDNTAAAVEIQVQLPTGVSPDLTMDALYAFTDCEISISPNTCVIIGDKPRFVGVEDVLRLSTKATVRLLERELEIRQQELWERWHNASLEKIFIENRIYRRIEEAETWEQILETIDAGLKKFVRVASEKPKANDQRVVLRRLVTEEDLTRLTEIRIKRISKFDGFKADEYLQKLTAELEEVADHLANLTRYAVAYFEGLLKKYGAGRERKTQLRTFDVVTAQKVAVANQKLYVNYQDGFVGYGLKKDEKADVICDCSDLDDIIAIKRDGTFVVSRIAEKTFVGKDILHVGVYNKNDDRLVYNMVYVDGASGISFAKRFLVSGITRDKAYDLTKGTKGTKTLYLTANPNSESEIVTIQLSDKAAARVKQFDFDFAELAIKGKGSMGNIVTKQLIKKIAQKSRGDSTLGGRETFFDAVVGRLNTAGHGRYLGAFDTDETVLVVFKDGSYELTTPDPGNHYDVPSIVLLRKYDPETVLSAVYMDGDTKVHYVKRFRIETSTLGKRFTFITETKGSKLLAVTAHPEPVVEAKVQKDKKGDKETEQIGLHEFIDVKGWKAMGNKLNYYKVHALDLLTDEGPEPQRREAARKRAAGAPAPDAAEAAPDESAVAVTAEEVAQAREVASRSKAQLGLF from the coding sequence CTGGCCGCCGAGCCGCAGGAGGAGGAAAACCCCAAATTCGCGCCTGGCGAGGTCATCCACGACGTGGCCACGGTGCGGGGCATGTACCAGAACTACTTCCTCGACTACGCCTCCTACGTGATTCTGGAGCGCGCCGTGCCCGCCATCGAGGACGGCCTCAAGCCCGTGCAGCGCCGCATCCTGCACGCCATGAAGGAAATGGACGACGGCCGCTTTAATAAGGTGGCCAACGTGATTGGCCAAACCATGCAGTACCACCCCCACGGCGACGCCTCCATCGGCGACGCCATGGTGAACCTGGGCCAGAAAGACCTGCTCATCGAAACCCAGGGCAACTGGGGCGACGTGCGCACCGGCGACGGCGCCGCGGCCCCCCGCTACATCGAGGCGCGCCTCAGCAAGTTTGCCCTCGACGTGGTGTTCAACCCCGATACTACCGAGTGGCAGCTCAGCTACGACGGCCGCAAGCGCGAGCCCACCACGCTGCCCGTCAAGTTCCCGCTGCTGCTGGCCCAGGGCGTGGAGGGCATCGCCGTGGGCCTGAGCACCAAGATTATGCCCCACAACTTCCGCGAGCTGTGCCAGGCCAGTATCGCGGTGCTGAGAGGCAAGGACGTGCAGCTGCTGCCCGACTTCTCGACCGGGGGCCTGTGCGACGCGACGAACTACAACTCGGGGATGCGCGGGGCTAAAATCCGCCTGCGCGCCACCATCGAGAAGGTGGACAAGACGATGCTCATCATCCGCGACATTCCGTACGGCACCACGACTACGGCGCTGATGGAGAGCATCGTGAAGGCCAGCGAGGCCAATAAAATCAAGATCAAGAAGGTGGTGGACAACACCGCCGCGGCGGTCGAAATCCAGGTGCAGCTGCCCACCGGTGTGTCGCCCGACCTCACAATGGATGCGCTCTACGCCTTCACCGACTGCGAAATCAGCATCTCGCCCAACACCTGCGTCATCATTGGTGATAAGCCCCGCTTCGTGGGCGTGGAGGACGTGCTGCGCCTGAGCACCAAGGCCACCGTGCGCTTGCTGGAGCGCGAGTTGGAAATCCGCCAGCAGGAGCTGTGGGAGCGGTGGCACAATGCCTCGCTGGAGAAGATTTTCATCGAAAACCGCATCTACCGCCGCATCGAGGAAGCCGAAACCTGGGAGCAAATCCTGGAAACCATCGACGCGGGCCTGAAGAAATTTGTGCGCGTGGCCAGTGAAAAGCCCAAGGCCAACGACCAGCGCGTGGTGCTGCGCCGCCTCGTGACGGAAGAAGACCTGACGCGCCTGACCGAAATCCGCATCAAGCGCATCAGCAAGTTCGACGGCTTTAAGGCCGACGAATACCTGCAAAAGCTCACCGCCGAGCTGGAGGAAGTAGCCGACCACCTGGCCAACCTGACGCGCTACGCCGTGGCCTACTTCGAGGGCTTATTGAAGAAGTATGGCGCCGGCCGCGAGCGCAAAACCCAGCTGCGCACTTTCGACGTGGTGACGGCCCAAAAGGTGGCCGTGGCCAACCAGAAGCTGTACGTGAACTACCAGGACGGCTTCGTGGGCTACGGGCTGAAGAAGGACGAGAAGGCCGACGTCATCTGCGACTGCTCGGACCTCGACGACATCATCGCCATCAAGCGCGACGGCACTTTCGTGGTGAGCCGCATCGCGGAGAAGACCTTCGTGGGCAAGGACATCCTGCACGTGGGCGTGTACAACAAGAACGACGACCGGCTGGTGTACAACATGGTGTACGTGGACGGGGCCTCGGGCATCAGCTTCGCCAAGCGCTTCCTGGTGTCGGGCATCACCCGCGACAAGGCCTACGACCTGACCAAAGGCACCAAGGGCACCAAAACCCTGTACCTCACAGCCAACCCGAACTCGGAAAGCGAAATTGTGACCATCCAGCTAAGCGACAAGGCCGCGGCCCGGGTGAAGCAGTTCGACTTCGACTTTGCCGAGCTGGCCATCAAGGGCAAGGGCTCGATGGGCAACATCGTGACCAAGCAGCTCATTAAGAAAATCGCCCAGAAGAGCCGGGGCGACAGCACGTTGGGCGGCCGCGAAACCTTTTTCGACGCCGTGGTGGGCCGCCTCAACACCGCCGGCCACGGCCGCTACCTGGGGGCCTTCGACACCGACGAAACGGTGCTGGTGGTGTTTAAGGACGGCAGTTACGAGTTGACGACGCCCGACCCGGGCAACCACTACGACGTGCCCAGCATCGTGCTGCTGCGCAAGTACGACCCCGAAACTGTGCTCAGCGCCGTGTACATGGACGGCGATACGAAGGTGCACTACGTCAAGCGGTTCCGCATCGAAACCAGCACGCTGGGCAAGCGCTTCACCTTCATCACCGAAACCAAGGGCTCGAAGCTGCTGGCCGTGACGGCCCACCCCGAGCCGGTGGTGGAAGCAAAAGTGCAGAAAGACAAGAAGGGCGACAAGGAAACCGAGCAAATCGGCCTGCACGAGTTCATCGACGTGAAGGGCTGGAAGGCCATGGGCAACAAGCTGAACTACTACAAAGTCCACGCCCTAGACCTGCTCACCGACGAGGGCCCCGAGCCCCAGCGCCGCGAAGCCGCCCGCAAGCGCGCCGCCGGGGCCCCCGCACCCGACGCCGCCGAAGCTGCGCCCGACGAAAGCGCCGTGGCCGTGACGGCCGAGGAAGTGGCCCAGGCCCGCGAAGTGGCCAGCCGCTCCAAGGCGCAGCTGGGCCTGTTTTAG
- a CDS encoding DNA topoisomerase IV subunit B, which translates to MTSDELTPAAPAHGYTEDSIRSLDWREHIRLRPGMYIGKLGDGSAYDDGIYVLVKEVIDNCIDEHVMGHGRTIDIKISDSRVQVRDYGRGIPLGKVVDVVSKINTGGKYDSKVFQKSVGLNGVGTKAVNALSGYFLVQSVREGLMKSAEFAQGKLVQDPKPQKTPQRNGTLVTFQPDDTIFKNYRFIPEYLENQMWNYVYLNAGLIINYNGQKYFSENGLRDLLGRKADVEHLRYPIVHLKGPDIELALSHGNDYGEEYYSFVNGQYTTQGGTHLAAFREAVVKTVREFYKKEFDAADIRGSIVAAISVRVQEPVFESQTKTKLGSLNMGDEGPTVRGFILDFVKEHLDNFLHKNPATADALLKRIMQSERERKDMAGVKKLANQRAKKANLHNRKLRDCRFHLGENAKDGAEKERLTTLFITEGDSASGSITKSRNVELEAVFSLRGKPLNCYGLKKKIVYENEEFNLLQHALNIEEGIENLRYNRVVVATDADVDGMHIRLLLLTFFLQFFPDLVRNGHVFILETPLFRVRNKKETIYCYNEAEKQAAMRKLGRNPEITRFKGLGEISPEEFGKFIGDNIKLEPVILQSDRSIQQVLTYYMGKNTPDRQQFIIENLRLEKDLVTSDVLPVAEVVEAD; encoded by the coding sequence ATGACGAGCGACGAACTCACCCCCGCGGCCCCCGCCCACGGCTACACCGAAGACAGCATCCGCTCGCTCGACTGGCGCGAGCACATCCGCCTGCGGCCGGGCATGTACATCGGCAAGCTCGGCGACGGCTCGGCCTACGACGACGGGATTTACGTGCTGGTGAAGGAGGTCATCGACAACTGCATCGACGAGCACGTGATGGGCCACGGCCGCACCATCGACATCAAAATATCGGACAGCCGCGTGCAAGTGCGCGACTACGGCCGCGGCATCCCGCTGGGCAAGGTCGTGGACGTGGTGAGCAAAATCAACACCGGCGGCAAGTACGACTCCAAGGTGTTCCAAAAATCGGTGGGCCTCAACGGCGTGGGCACCAAGGCCGTGAACGCCCTGAGCGGCTACTTCCTGGTGCAGAGCGTGCGCGAAGGGCTGATGAAGTCGGCCGAGTTTGCCCAGGGCAAGCTCGTGCAGGACCCCAAGCCGCAGAAAACGCCGCAGCGCAACGGCACGCTGGTCACGTTTCAGCCCGACGACACGATTTTCAAGAACTACCGCTTCATCCCGGAGTACCTCGAAAACCAGATGTGGAACTACGTGTACCTCAACGCGGGCCTCATCATCAACTACAACGGCCAGAAGTACTTCTCCGAAAACGGCCTGCGCGACCTGCTCGGCCGCAAGGCCGACGTGGAGCACCTGCGCTACCCCATCGTCCACCTCAAGGGCCCCGACATCGAGCTGGCCCTGAGCCACGGCAACGACTACGGCGAAGAGTATTACTCGTTCGTGAACGGGCAGTACACCACCCAGGGCGGCACCCACTTGGCCGCTTTCCGCGAGGCGGTGGTGAAAACGGTGCGCGAGTTTTACAAGAAGGAGTTCGACGCGGCCGACATCCGCGGCTCCATCGTGGCGGCCATTTCAGTGCGCGTGCAAGAGCCCGTGTTCGAGAGCCAGACCAAAACCAAGCTCGGCTCCCTCAACATGGGCGACGAGGGCCCCACGGTGCGCGGCTTCATCCTGGACTTCGTGAAGGAGCACCTGGACAATTTCCTGCACAAGAACCCCGCCACCGCCGACGCCCTGCTCAAGCGCATCATGCAGAGCGAGCGGGAGCGCAAGGACATGGCCGGCGTGAAAAAGCTGGCCAACCAGCGCGCCAAAAAAGCCAACCTGCACAACCGCAAGCTGCGCGACTGCCGCTTCCACCTGGGCGAAAACGCCAAGGACGGCGCCGAAAAGGAACGGCTCACCACGCTCTTCATCACCGAGGGCGACTCGGCTTCGGGCAGCATCACCAAGAGCCGGAACGTGGAGCTGGAGGCCGTGTTCAGCCTGCGCGGCAAGCCGCTGAACTGCTACGGCCTGAAGAAGAAAATCGTGTACGAGAACGAGGAATTCAACCTCTTGCAACACGCCCTGAACATCGAGGAAGGCATTGAAAACCTGCGGTATAACCGGGTTGTCGTCGCCACCGACGCCGACGTGGACGGCATGCACATCCGGCTGCTGCTGCTCACCTTCTTCCTCCAGTTCTTCCCCGACCTGGTGCGCAACGGCCACGTGTTCATCCTCGAAACGCCGCTGTTCCGCGTCCGCAACAAGAAGGAAACCATCTACTGCTACAACGAGGCCGAGAAGCAGGCTGCCATGCGCAAGCTGGGCCGCAACCCCGAAATTACCCGTTTCAAGGGCCTGGGCGAGATTTCCCCCGAAGAGTTCGGCAAGTTCATCGGCGACAACATCAAGCTCGAACCCGTCATTTTGCAATCCGACCGCAGCATCCAGCAGGTGCTCACCTACTACATGGGCAAAAACACGCCCGACCGCCAGCAGTTCATCATCGAAAACCTGCGCCTGGAAAAAGACCTCGTGACCAGCGACGTGTTGCCCGTGGCCGAGGTGGTGGAAGCCGATTAG
- a CDS encoding CHRD domain-containing protein, with product MKNLFSSLLLLAGLVAATACKKDDTNNAPVQPTLGTFSGSQQVPAVTSAATGTITGTYDKTAMILTYTVTFSGLTPVAGHLHIGAPGVNGSVFYPFPPNNAAGNGYVSPITGTKQLTPDQDKALLSHGVYANLHTMTYPNGEIRADMTVN from the coding sequence ATGAAAAATCTGTTTTCCTCCCTTTTGCTGCTGGCTGGCCTGGTGGCCGCCACGGCTTGCAAAAAAGACGATACTAACAACGCGCCGGTGCAGCCCACGCTGGGCACCTTCAGCGGCAGCCAGCAAGTACCCGCTGTGACTTCCGCCGCCACCGGCACCATCACCGGCACCTACGACAAAACGGCGATGATACTCACGTACACCGTTACATTTTCGGGCCTGACGCCTGTAGCGGGGCATTTGCACATAGGGGCCCCGGGCGTAAACGGCTCCGTATTTTATCCCTTCCCTCCCAATAACGCAGCCGGCAACGGCTACGTGTCGCCCATCACCGGTACTAAACAGCTTACCCCGGACCAAGATAAGGCCCTGCTTAGCCACGGGGTATACGCCAATTTGCACACGATGACCTACCCGAACGGCGAAATTCGGGCCGACATGACGGTTAACTAA
- the eat gene encoding ethanolamine permease gives MKPPAPPATGAPGLRKALTPLHLWALAVGLVISGEYFGWNYGWAVAGPVGFLVATGLVTVLYVAFVFSFTELTTALPSAGGPFVYAQAAFGPLGGLVAGYATLVEFLFTPPAIAFALGSYGHFLVPALPVLGTALGCYAVFTLVNLLGIKESATFSLVATGLAVAELLLYLGLVAPHFRAENFLAHPVPLRAGGVLAALPFAIWFYLAIEGVALVAEEVQDPRRAIPRGYGYGLGTLVALALGVMVLTGGVGDWRRLARLDYPLPEALALVLGRGSRWTSFFASIGLFGLVASFHGTIIGYSRQVFALARAGYLPGFLARLNGRQAPHWALAAGAAVGVGALLTGTTDQLIVLAVLGALVMYIVSLLSLFALRRRRPELARPFAVPGYPWVPLLALALALLSLGALVYYNLRLSGVFAAVGLVLLGAFVGLGGARRLR, from the coding sequence ATGAAGCCGCCCGCCCCGCCCGCCACCGGGGCCCCCGGCCTCCGAAAAGCCCTCACGCCGCTGCACCTCTGGGCCCTGGCCGTGGGCCTGGTCATCTCGGGCGAGTACTTCGGCTGGAACTACGGCTGGGCGGTGGCCGGGCCGGTGGGCTTTCTCGTCGCCACGGGGCTGGTCACGGTGCTCTACGTGGCGTTCGTGTTCAGCTTCACGGAGCTGACGACGGCCTTGCCCAGCGCGGGCGGGCCGTTTGTGTACGCGCAGGCGGCGTTTGGGCCCCTGGGGGGCCTGGTGGCCGGCTACGCCACGCTGGTCGAGTTCTTGTTCACGCCGCCGGCCATTGCGTTTGCGCTGGGCAGCTACGGGCATTTTCTGGTGCCCGCGCTGCCGGTGCTGGGCACGGCGCTGGGCTGCTACGCGGTGTTTACCTTGGTAAACCTGCTGGGTATCAAGGAGTCGGCCACGTTTTCGCTGGTGGCCACGGGGCTGGCGGTGGCCGAGCTGCTGCTGTACCTGGGGCTGGTGGCCCCGCACTTTCGGGCAGAGAACTTCCTGGCCCACCCGGTGCCGCTGCGGGCGGGCGGGGTGCTGGCGGCGCTGCCGTTCGCCATTTGGTTTTACCTGGCCATCGAGGGCGTGGCGCTGGTGGCCGAGGAGGTGCAAGACCCGCGCCGCGCCATCCCGCGGGGCTACGGCTACGGCCTGGGCACGCTGGTGGCGCTGGCCCTGGGCGTGATGGTGCTGACCGGCGGCGTGGGCGACTGGCGCCGCCTGGCCCGCCTCGACTACCCGCTGCCCGAGGCCCTGGCCCTGGTGCTGGGCCGGGGCAGCCGCTGGACCAGCTTTTTTGCCAGCATCGGCTTGTTTGGGCTGGTGGCCTCGTTCCACGGCACCATCATCGGCTACTCGCGGCAGGTATTTGCCCTGGCGCGGGCGGGCTATTTGCCCGGTTTCCTGGCCCGCCTCAACGGCCGCCAGGCGCCGCACTGGGCCCTGGCGGCGGGCGCCGCGGTGGGCGTGGGGGCCCTGCTCACCGGCACCACCGACCAGCTCATCGTGCTGGCCGTGCTGGGGGCCCTGGTGATGTACATCGTCAGCCTGCTCAGCCTCTTCGCCCTGCGCCGCCGCCGGCCGGAGCTGGCGCGCCCCTTCGCCGTGCCCGGCTACCCGTGGGTGCCGCTGCTGGCCCTGGCCCTCGCCCTGCTGAGCCTGGGGGCCCTGGTGTACTACAACCTGCGGCTGAGCGGCGTGTTCGCGGCGGTGGGGCTGGTGCTGCTCGGGGCGTTTGTCGGGCTGGGCGGGGCCCGGCGGCTGCGGTAG
- a CDS encoding IS5 family transposase, protein MATTRCYPSDISDDEWAFVCPYLCLMREDAPQREHPLRALFNGLRYLAHTGCPWRYLPHDLPPWAAVYQQWERWRDARVFERIVHDLNELQRMLLGRAATPTAVIFDGRTLQSTPESGHRAGYDGAKRRKGSKAHIAVDTLGHLLSVVVTPANEQERAQVGELCRQVQEVTGQTVEVSFGDQGYTGEDPEYEAAVHDIDLQVIMKPEGQTGFVLLPRRWVVERSFAWCSRFRRLARDHERLSQTLQQLHFVVFACIMLARHASST, encoded by the coding sequence ATGGCGACAACGCGGTGTTACCCCAGTGATATTTCGGACGATGAATGGGCATTTGTGTGCCCCTACCTGTGCTTGATGCGTGAAGATGCGCCCCAACGGGAACACCCGTTGCGCGCCCTCTTTAATGGCTTGCGCTATCTGGCCCACACAGGTTGCCCCTGGCGTTACCTGCCCCACGACCTGCCGCCCTGGGCGGCCGTGTACCAGCAATGGGAGCGCTGGCGGGACGCCCGCGTATTCGAACGTATCGTACACGACTTGAATGAGTTGCAGCGAATGTTACTGGGCCGGGCAGCTACACCCACGGCCGTCATTTTTGACGGGCGCACGCTGCAAAGCACGCCTGAGAGTGGACACCGGGCGGGCTATGACGGAGCCAAACGGCGCAAGGGAAGTAAAGCGCACATCGCCGTGGATACGCTGGGCCACCTGCTGAGCGTGGTCGTCACCCCGGCTAATGAGCAGGAGCGGGCGCAGGTGGGCGAGCTATGTCGGCAGGTGCAGGAAGTGACGGGTCAAACGGTCGAGGTCAGCTTCGGCGACCAGGGGTATACGGGGGAGGACCCGGAGTACGAAGCGGCGGTGCATGACATTGACTTGCAAGTAATTATGAAACCAGAAGGGCAGACTGGTTTTGTATTATTGCCCCGCCGGTGGGTGGTCGAACGCAGCTTTGCCTGGTGCAGCCGCTTTCGGCGGCTGGCCCGCGACCACGAGCGCTTGAGTCAGACCTTACAGCAGCTTCATTTTGTCGTTTTTGCCTGTATTATGCTCGCCCGACACGCTTCAAGTACATAA
- a CDS encoding ethanolamine ammonia-lyase subunit EutB produces the protein MPYRHTVRQHTYVFNDLKALLARASPLRAGDALAGVAAATYEERVAAQYALADVPLRNFLSEALVPYEQDEVTRLIMDTHDAAAFAPVGHATVGQLRDWLVSDAADAGALAALAPGLTPEMVAAVSKLLRNQELIAVARRVEVVTRFRNTLGLRGRLATRLQPNHPTDGLRGIAASLVDGLRYGSGDAVIGINPATDNTQAVSNLLHMLDAVREQYAIPTQACVLCHVTTALQLIEQGAPVDLTFQSIAGTEAANASFGLNLSVLQEAWEATRGLNRGTVGQDVMYFETGQGSALSANAHHGLDQQTCEARAYAVARRFRPLLVNSVVGFIGPEYLYDGKQIIRAALEDHFCGKLLGLPMGVDVCYTNHAEADQDDTDTLLTLLGVAGCNFVMGVPGADDIMLGYQSTSFHDALYLRRVLGLRPAPEFEAWLVQQGIFDAQGALLPASAAAPLLGQLPAPLR, from the coding sequence ATGCCCTACCGCCACACCGTCCGCCAGCACACCTACGTGTTCAACGACCTGAAAGCGCTGCTGGCGCGGGCCTCGCCGCTGCGCGCCGGCGACGCGCTGGCCGGCGTGGCCGCCGCCACCTACGAGGAGCGCGTGGCCGCCCAGTACGCACTGGCTGACGTGCCGCTGCGCAATTTCCTCAGCGAGGCGCTGGTGCCTTACGAGCAGGACGAGGTGACGCGGCTCATTATGGACACCCACGACGCGGCGGCGTTTGCGCCCGTGGGCCACGCCACGGTGGGGCAGCTGCGCGACTGGCTGGTGTCGGACGCTGCTGACGCGGGGGCCCTGGCCGCGCTGGCCCCGGGCCTGACGCCCGAAATGGTGGCCGCCGTGAGCAAGCTGCTGCGCAACCAGGAGCTGATTGCCGTGGCCCGCCGCGTGGAGGTCGTCACGCGCTTCCGCAACACGCTGGGGCTGCGCGGGCGCCTGGCCACCCGCCTGCAGCCCAACCACCCCACCGACGGCCTGCGCGGCATCGCCGCCAGCCTCGTGGACGGCCTGCGCTACGGCAGCGGCGACGCCGTGATTGGCATCAACCCGGCCACTGACAATACGCAGGCCGTGAGCAACTTGCTGCACATGCTGGACGCCGTGCGCGAGCAATACGCCATTCCCACCCAGGCCTGCGTGCTGTGCCACGTCACCACCGCTTTGCAATTGATTGAGCAGGGGGCCCCGGTAGACCTCACGTTTCAGTCCATCGCCGGCACCGAGGCCGCCAACGCCAGCTTCGGCCTCAACCTGAGCGTGTTGCAGGAAGCCTGGGAGGCCACGCGGGGCCTGAACCGCGGCACGGTGGGGCAGGACGTGATGTACTTCGAAACCGGCCAGGGCAGCGCCCTCTCGGCCAATGCCCACCACGGGCTGGACCAGCAAACCTGCGAGGCCCGGGCCTACGCCGTGGCCCGGCGCTTCCGGCCGCTGCTGGTAAATTCGGTGGTCGGCTTCATCGGCCCCGAGTACCTCTACGATGGCAAGCAAATCATCCGGGCGGCGCTCGAAGACCACTTTTGCGGCAAGCTGCTGGGCCTGCCCATGGGCGTGGACGTGTGCTACACCAACCACGCCGAGGCCGACCAGGACGACACCGACACGCTGCTCACGCTGCTGGGCGTGGCGGGCTGCAACTTCGTCATGGGCGTGCCCGGGGCCGACGACATCATGCTCGGCTACCAGTCCACGTCCTTCCACGACGCGCTGTACCTGCGCCGGGTGTTGGGCCTGCGCCCGGCCCCCGAGTTCGAGGCCTGGCTGGTGCAGCAGGGCATTTTCGACGCCCAGGGGGCCCTGCTGCCCGCGTCGGCTGCCGCCCCGCTGCTGGGCCAGCTGCCGGCGCCGCTGCGGTAG